A window from Pleuronectes platessa chromosome 6, fPlePla1.1, whole genome shotgun sequence encodes these proteins:
- the nppb gene encoding natriuretic peptides B, whose amino-acid sequence MHLCLISLCIILNLQLLSTYPIGTGLTDTDMDILNLLLHRLQESFSEHDGLDSLYTEKGRDGGQPQTGLDEAAIKEFFSAKNLKSLRNDSSRRSSGCFGRRMDRIGSMSSLGCNTVGRYSKIQ is encoded by the exons ATGCATTTGTGTCTCATTTCACTCTGCATCATCTTaaacctgcagctgctcagCACGTATCCCATTGGCACCGGTTTGACTGACACTGACATGGACATCTTAAAC ctgctgcttcacagactACAGGAGTCATTTTCCGAGCATGATGGCCTGGATAGCCTGTATACAGAGAAGGGAAGAGATGGAGGGCAGCCCCAAACTGGACTGGATGAGGCTGCAATCAAGGAATTTTTCTCAGCTAAGAACCTGAAGAGCCTCCGCAACGATTCATCAAGGAGATCCTCGGGCTGCTTTGGTCGACGGATGGACAGAATAGGATCTATGAGCTCCCTGGGGTGCAACACTGTTGGCAGATACAGTAAGATACAGTAA